Proteins encoded within one genomic window of Amorphoplanes friuliensis DSM 7358:
- a CDS encoding sensor histidine kinase — MSSSPPTDLAASRPARWNPAGWPLRTRLVAIMVGLLVLLGLVVGAAAEIYLHRTLYQQVDAKLIETNGRNRPPPLNGGGGYYRGDRPPPGSETGWIVLRLDTAGQVLGDGGIVRLSQSSEGYTDLGFSDLPGSTVAQLAAEVPDNRPRDLDLGGDLGDYRIVSSINATGGVSVTAIPLASTQATLLQVALVTGGAVLAALLIAGWAGAVIIRRTLQPLSRVAATATKVSELELDRGKVDLAQRVPAADTDPRTEVGAVGAALNRMLDHVGNALEARHASETQVRQFVADASHELRTPLAAIRGYAELSRRSRQPVPEEIGHVLRRVESEATRMTALVEDLLLLARLDAGRPLAHDPVDLTMLVVDAVSDAHAAGPRHDWQLDLPEEPVTITGDGQRLHQVLANLLANARTHTPEGTTVTVGVGQDGNTALLSVTDEGPGIPEELQPHIFERFARGDSSRSRAAGSTGLGLSIVHAVVTAHGGTVSMHSAPGRTEFIVRLPMTASVAKQPEFVTR; from the coding sequence ATGTCCTCAAGCCCGCCGACTGACCTTGCCGCCAGCCGCCCGGCCCGCTGGAACCCGGCGGGCTGGCCGCTGCGCACCCGCCTGGTCGCGATCATGGTCGGCCTGCTGGTACTGCTCGGCCTGGTCGTCGGGGCGGCCGCCGAGATCTATCTGCACCGGACGCTCTACCAGCAGGTCGACGCGAAGCTGATCGAGACCAACGGCCGCAACCGTCCACCACCGCTCAACGGCGGTGGTGGCTACTACCGCGGCGACCGTCCCCCGCCCGGATCCGAGACGGGCTGGATCGTGCTGCGCCTCGACACCGCCGGTCAGGTGCTCGGCGACGGCGGCATCGTCCGCCTGTCCCAGAGCTCCGAGGGATACACCGATCTGGGCTTCAGCGATCTGCCCGGCTCGACCGTGGCCCAGCTGGCGGCGGAGGTCCCCGACAATCGGCCGCGCGACCTCGACCTCGGTGGCGACCTCGGCGACTACCGCATCGTCTCGTCGATCAACGCGACCGGCGGAGTCAGCGTCACCGCGATCCCACTGGCCTCCACCCAGGCCACGCTGCTGCAGGTCGCGCTGGTCACCGGCGGCGCCGTGCTGGCGGCCCTCCTCATCGCCGGGTGGGCGGGCGCCGTGATCATCCGCCGTACCCTGCAGCCGCTGTCCCGGGTCGCGGCCACCGCGACCAAGGTCTCCGAGCTGGAGCTGGACCGCGGCAAGGTCGACCTCGCCCAGCGGGTCCCGGCGGCGGACACCGACCCGCGTACGGAGGTCGGCGCGGTCGGGGCGGCGCTCAACCGCATGCTCGACCACGTCGGCAACGCCCTGGAGGCCCGTCACGCCAGCGAGACCCAGGTACGCCAATTCGTCGCCGACGCCAGCCACGAGTTGCGCACACCACTGGCGGCGATCCGGGGGTACGCGGAGCTGAGCCGGCGCAGTCGTCAGCCCGTACCGGAGGAGATCGGCCATGTTCTGCGGCGGGTCGAATCGGAAGCGACACGGATGACCGCGCTGGTCGAGGATCTGTTGCTGCTGGCCCGGCTGGATGCCGGGCGGCCGCTGGCCCACGACCCGGTGGACCTGACCATGCTGGTCGTGGACGCGGTCAGTGACGCCCACGCGGCCGGGCCGCGGCACGACTGGCAGCTCGACCTGCCGGAAGAGCCGGTGACCATCACCGGCGACGGGCAGCGGCTGCACCAGGTGCTGGCCAACCTGCTGGCCAACGCGCGGACGCACACGCCGGAGGGCACCACCGTCACGGTCGGGGTCGGCCAGGACGGCAATACCGCGCTGCTGAGCGTGACGGACGAGGGCCCGGGCATCCCGGAGGAGTTGCAGCCGCACATCTTCGAGCGGTTCGCGCGCGGTGACAGTTCACGCTCGCGGGCGGCCGGCAGCACCGGACTGGGCCTGTCGATCGTGCACGCGGTCGTGACCGCGCACGGCGGGACGGTGTCGATGCACAGTGCGCCGGGCCGTACGGAGTTCATCGTCCGGCTGCCGATGACGGCCTCGGTGGCGAAGCAGCCCGAGTTCGTGACGCGGTAG
- a CDS encoding response regulator transcription factor — protein MTMANADTSTELRRPDGGPVRVLVVDDEPTLAELLSMALRYEGWDVRSAGDGLTAVRTARDFRPDAVVLDMMLPDIDGLEVLRRLRGESPEVPVLFLTAKDSVEDRITGLTAGGDDYVTKPFSLEEVVARLRGLMRRMGHSPMRTESQLIVGDLSLDEDSHEVRRSGDLVTLTATEFELLRYLMRNPRRVLSKSQILDRVWNYDFGGQANVVELYISYLRKKIDAGRNPMIHTMRGAGYVLKPAD, from the coding sequence ATGACGATGGCGAACGCAGACACCAGCACGGAGCTCCGGCGGCCCGACGGCGGCCCGGTCCGGGTCCTCGTGGTCGACGACGAGCCCACCCTCGCCGAGCTCCTCTCGATGGCTCTGCGTTACGAAGGCTGGGACGTCCGCAGCGCCGGTGACGGGCTGACCGCCGTCCGGACCGCCCGCGACTTCCGGCCCGACGCCGTGGTGCTCGACATGATGCTGCCCGACATCGACGGCCTCGAGGTCCTGCGCCGGCTGCGGGGCGAGTCCCCCGAGGTGCCCGTGCTGTTCCTGACGGCCAAGGACTCCGTCGAGGACCGCATCACCGGCCTGACCGCGGGTGGCGACGACTACGTCACCAAGCCGTTCAGCCTGGAGGAGGTCGTGGCCCGGCTGCGCGGCCTGATGCGCCGGATGGGCCACTCCCCGATGCGGACGGAGTCGCAGCTCATCGTCGGTGACCTGAGCCTGGACGAGGACAGCCACGAGGTCCGCCGCTCCGGCGACCTGGTCACGCTGACCGCGACGGAGTTCGAGCTGCTGCGCTATCTGATGCGCAACCCGCGCCGGGTGCTGAGCAAGAGCCAGATCCTCGACCGCGTGTGGAACTACGACTTCGGCGGCCAGGCGAACGTGGTGGAGCTCTACATCTCCTACCTGCGCAAGAAGATCGACGCCGGCCGCAACCCCATGATCCACACGATGCGCGGAGCCGGTTATGTCCTCAAGCCCGCCGACTGA